Proteins co-encoded in one Pelodiscus sinensis isolate JC-2024 chromosome 7, ASM4963464v1, whole genome shotgun sequence genomic window:
- the MSTN gene encoding growth/differentiation factor 8: protein MQKLQIYVYIYLFVLIILGPVALNDSSQPKENAEKDELCIACTWRQNTKSSRIEAIKIQILSKLRLEQAPNISRDTIKQLLPKAPPLQELIDQYDIQRDDSSDGSLEDDDYHATTETIITMPTESDFLLQMEGKPKCCFFKFSSKIQYNKVVKAQLWIYLRQVQKPTTVFVQILRLIRPMKDGTRYTGIRSLKLDMNPGTGIWQSIDVKTVLQNWLKQPESNLGIEIKAFDENGRDLAVTFPGPGEDGLNPFLEVRVTDTPKRSRRDFGLDCDEHSTESRCCRYPLTVDFEAFGWDWIIAPKRYKANYCSGECEFVFLQKYPHTHLVHQANPRGSAGPCCTPTKMSPINMLYFNGKEQIIYGKIPAMVVDRCGCS, encoded by the exons ATGCAAAAGCTACAAATCTATGTTTATATTTACCTGTTTGTGCTGATTATACTTGGTCCAGTGGCTCTTAATGACAGTAGTCAGCCAAAAGAGAATGCAGAAAAAGATGAACTGTGCATTGCATGTACTTGGAGGCAAAATACGAAATCTTCCAGGATAGAAGCCATAAAAATTCAAATCCTCAGCAAACTTCGTCTGGAGCAAGCTCCTAATATTAGCAGGGATACTATAAAACAGCTTTTACCCAAAGCTCCTCCATTGCAAGAACTGATTGATCAATATGACATCCAGAGAGATGACAGCAGTGATGGTTCTTTGGAAGACGATGATTATCATGCTACAACTGAGACTATTATTACAATGCCTACAGAGT CTGATTTTCTATTGCAAATGGAAGGGAAACCAAAATGTTGCTTCTTTAAGTTTAGTTCTAAAATACAATATAACAAAGTAGTAAAGGCCCAACTGTGGATATACTTGAGGCAAGTCCAGAAGCCTACAACAGTATTCGTGCAGATCCTGAGACTCATCAGACCCATGAAAGACGGTACAAGATATACTGGAATTCGATCTCTGAAACTTGACATGAACCCAGGCACTGGTATTTGGCAGAGTATTGATGTGAAGACAGTGTTACAAAATTGGCTCAAACAACCTGAATCCAACTTAGGCATTGAAATCAAAGCTTTTGATGAGAATGGACGAGATCTTGCAGTAACTTTCCCAGGACCAGGTGAAGATGGACTG AATCCATTTTTAGAGGTCAGGGTTACAGACACACCAAAAAGATCCCGTAGGGATTTTGGTCTTGACTGTGATGAGCACTCAACAGAATCCCGATGCTGTCGATACCCACTGACTGTGGATTTTGAAGCTTTTGGATGGGACTGGATTATTGCACCCAAGAGATACAAAGCTAATTACTGCTCTGGAGAATGTGAATTTGTATTTTTACAGAAGTATCCACACACTCATCTTGTCCACCAAGCAAACCCTAGAGGTTCAGCAGGCCCCTGCTGCACACCCACCAAGATGTCACCGATAAATATGTTATATTTCAATGGAAAAGAACAAATAATATATGGAAAGATACCAGCCATGGTAGTAGATCGTTGTGGGTGCTCATGA